The following are from one region of the Anaeropeptidivorans aminofermentans genome:
- a CDS encoding TetR/AcrR family transcriptional regulator — protein sequence MSKPDRSIDPRIIESAKEEFLAHGFEKASLKVICEDAGVTTGALYKRYKGKEDLFCAVVADTVEALNNFVEKRSSAKACTLSDNTLIKAWEMGESMLPWFQFLYEHHDGFVLLISGAGGTRYANFQHDFVETMTTKTYEYFLEAKRRGLTFVDISIEEMHILLSAFWTTVYEPFIHGYTWDQIEAHCKLICDLFNWNKVLGFRPSIAKQ from the coding sequence ATGTCCAAACCGGATCGTTCCATTGACCCACGTATCATAGAGAGCGCAAAAGAAGAGTTTCTTGCCCATGGTTTTGAAAAAGCCTCCTTAAAAGTCATCTGTGAAGATGCAGGAGTTACCACCGGTGCATTATATAAGCGGTATAAGGGAAAGGAAGACTTATTTTGTGCCGTGGTAGCCGATACGGTTGAGGCGCTTAACAATTTTGTGGAAAAACGAAGCTCTGCCAAGGCGTGTACTTTATCCGACAATACGCTTATCAAAGCATGGGAGATGGGCGAAAGTATGCTGCCGTGGTTTCAGTTTCTATATGAACATCATGATGGATTTGTGTTGCTTATTTCGGGGGCCGGAGGAACGCGGTATGCTAATTTTCAGCACGATTTTGTGGAAACCATGACTACTAAAACCTATGAGTATTTTCTGGAAGCCAAAAGACGAGGGCTGACTTTTGTGGATATTTCCATAGAAGAAATGCACATTTTGCTCTCTGCATTTTGGACTACGGTTTACGAACCCTTTATCCACGGTTATACATGGGACCAGATAGAAGCTCACTGTAAACTGATCTGCGACCTGTTTAACTGGAATAAAGTCTTGGGGTTTCGCCCATCTATAGCGAAACAATGA